GGATTAAACGTGGTCATTTCAATACTCCTCAGCGCAAAACCTATTAAGGTCTTATCTACAGCGCTTAGCTTTTTTATACGTTATGTATGCGTTGTGTATGGGAGTATTCTTGTATATGGCAGTGATCACGACAAACGATTAGTTTTTACATATACTTAAGAAAATCTTACTTATATATTTTTTTCAGGATGTCCAGATGAACCGATTACCGCCACTTAAAGCGTTACAGGCATTTCGACACGCCGGCGAAAGCGGCAGCTTTAAAGAAGCCGCTGAGCAGTTACACGTCACTCAGGCCGCTATAAGTCAGCAAATTCGTGGTTTAGAAGAGCATCTTGATATTCGCCTGTTTCAACGAAAAACACGGGAAGTAAGCCTGACCCCTGAAGGCCAGATACTGCTAAACCATATCAGTAAGGCCTTTAGGCATATCGAAACAGGTGTACTGGAACTCAGTAAAGATCCTTACCCCGATCAGCTTACCCTGAGTGCACTGCCATCTTTTGCCGCACGTTGGCTGGTACCACGGCTAGGGTTCTTTCAGCAGCACGCTGAAGACATCAGTATCAGACTCAGCCCCAGTCTTGGGCTCGCCAGCTTCGACGATAAGAGCCTGGATTTAGCGATCCGTTTCGGTATCGGAGAATATCCAGGACTGGAATCACGGCTTTTACTGGAAGACTATTTACTACCGGTTTGCCATCCGTCATTGCTGGATCCGGAACAACCGGTGAAACCACAGCTGACTAAAATGCCAATGCTGATTGATCAGGCGCCGGATGTTCAGTTCATCAGCGCTGAAGTTGAAGTAGCATTAGGGTTTTCAATGGAAAAGAGCAAATCCAAACTCTATGTTTCAGATGCAAACATGCTGGTTGAAGCGCTCCTCAGTGCACAGGGGCTGGCAATGATGCGCTTCAGTCTGGTCTATGAATTACTGCAACGTGGCCAGTTAATCTGCCCTGCCGCTGTTGCCGTTAAATCAGCTTACAGCTTCTTTATGGTCGCGCCGCCTGCACACTTTCAGCGGGAGAAAATCATCCGCTTTGAAAGCTGGCTTAAAGAAGAATTAAAAGTCATAGAAAACGGCTGGCAAACATTCAGCCAGCAACATGATTTAAAAGATCTTCACTCATAAGCTTTTATTTATAAGCCTTAATGTAAGACGACCTGGGCACAGCTCACCGGCAACTGATTCACTTAAGCAAATACTAATATAACCGCCAGGAATAAGTGCATTTTTACTTTGAATTGCAATCCGGTTAAGGTAGGCACTTTCTGCGCGAATACGGCTATTTTTCAGCCCGCCAGACACTTCTTTACACAGCTTTAAAAAAGCCGCGACCCCGTTAAATTTGGAGTTAACACCATGAAATTCACTACTATTGTCAAGGCAGCAGCTTTGGCGGCAGGCGTACTTTGTACAACTGCGCAGGCCGCAGATCAGACTTACATCGCGACCACCGCTATTGTTGAACACCCAGCTCTTGATTCGGTTCGCGCAGGCATTAAAGACAGCCTGATGGAAAACGGTTACACCGAAGACAACCTGAAATTCACCTTCGAAAGTGCTCAGGGCAGCCCGGCAACTGCGGTACAGATCGCCCGTAAAATGGTCGGTGATGAGCCTGATCTAATCGTTGCTATTGCAACCCCTTCCGCTCAGGCAGCAGTAACTGCCAGCGAAAACATCCCGGTTATTTTCTCAGTAGTGACTGATCCATTAGGCGCTAAACTGGTGAGCAACATTGAAAAGCCAGGCGGTAACGTAACCGGTCTGTCTGACATGCTGCCTCTGGCGCAACAGCTGGAACTGCTGCAGGAAATCATGCCAAACCTGAAAACCCTGGGCGTACCTTACAACCCGGGCGAGCCAAATGCGGTATCCAGTGTTGAAGCTCTGAAAGTTATCGCTAAAGAGAAAGGCATCAAGATCATTGAAGCGCCAGCGCCAAAATCATCTGATGTAGCATTTGCCAGCCAAAAGCTAATTGGCAAAGCTGACGCTATTTACTGCCCTATCGACAACACCATTATTTCTGCCCTGGAAGCGGTTGTTAAAACCGGTATCGACGGTCAGATACCTGTATTCGCTGCTGACACTGACTCTGTTGCCCGCGGTGCTATCGCAGCGCTGGGTTTCAACTACTACGACCTTGGCAAGCAAACCGGTGAACTGGTTCTGCGTGTACTGAACGGCGAAAACGCCGGTGACATCCCGGTTAAATTCGCTGAAGGTACTAACCTGGCTATTAACCCTAAAATGGCTGCACGCATGGGAATTGAAATTCCTGCCAGCGTAACTGCCCGCGCGACTCAAGTGATCGAGTAAGGAACCCTCACCCACAATGTCTTTATTTTCATTCATGGGTACCCTGGAGATCGGCCTGATATTCGGGCTGGTCGCCATGGGCGTATATCTGACCTTCCGGGTACTCGACTTCCCGGACCTGACTGTTGACGGCAGCTTTACCCTGGGCGCAGCAGTCACTGCTGCACTGATCGTCAGCAGCGTTAACCCTTATCTCGCAACATTTGCCGGATGCCTGGCAGGTGCAGCAGCAGGCGTTGTTACCGCATGGCTTAACCTGCGGTTTAATATTCTGCATTTGTTAGCCAGTATTCTGACCATGACCGCGCTGTATACCATTAACCTGCGCGTCATGGGCAAACCTAACCTGGCACTGATTACTGATCCGACAGTTCTGACACCATTTGAAGGTTTAGGGCTGGCAAACATGTACCTGAAGCCGCTCTTCGTCGGCGTGTTCGTGATCACTGTTGGTATTTTACTGGCACTTTTTCTACGTACTCAGTATGGCCTGGCCATGCGGGCAGTCGGTGCCAATAAGCGTATGGCGCAAGCCAACGGCATTGTTGTTAAAGAAAAAGTCTATGCTGGCCTGGCACTTTCTAACGGCCTGGTCGCACTGGCCGGTGCCCTGTTTGCACAAACCAACGGCTTTGCCGACTCCACAATGGGCATAGGTACCATAGTTGTTGGTCTGGCAGCAGTTATCGTTGGTGAAACTCTGCTAAGCAGCCGCAAAATGCTGATCATCATCTTTAGCTGTATTGTCGGCTCTATTCTTTACCGACTGGCAATTGGCTTTGCGCTCAACG
The DNA window shown above is from Aliamphritea ceti and carries:
- a CDS encoding ABC transporter permease — translated: MSLFSFMGTLEIGLIFGLVAMGVYLTFRVLDFPDLTVDGSFTLGAAVTAALIVSSVNPYLATFAGCLAGAAAGVVTAWLNLRFNILHLLASILTMTALYTINLRVMGKPNLALITDPTVLTPFEGLGLANMYLKPLFVGVFVITVGILLALFLRTQYGLAMRAVGANKRMAQANGIVVKEKVYAGLALSNGLVALAGALFAQTNGFADSTMGIGTIVVGLAAVIVGETLLSSRKMLIIIFSCIVGSILYRLAIGFALNADFLGFNASDLNLITALLVGLALVLPQLRKEWKAKQAAIKANGGDA
- a CDS encoding LysR family transcriptional regulator, yielding MNRLPPLKALQAFRHAGESGSFKEAAEQLHVTQAAISQQIRGLEEHLDIRLFQRKTREVSLTPEGQILLNHISKAFRHIETGVLELSKDPYPDQLTLSALPSFAARWLVPRLGFFQQHAEDISIRLSPSLGLASFDDKSLDLAIRFGIGEYPGLESRLLLEDYLLPVCHPSLLDPEQPVKPQLTKMPMLIDQAPDVQFISAEVEVALGFSMEKSKSKLYVSDANMLVEALLSAQGLAMMRFSLVYELLQRGQLICPAAVAVKSAYSFFMVAPPAHFQREKIIRFESWLKEELKVIENGWQTFSQQHDLKDLHS
- a CDS encoding ABC transporter substrate-binding protein, which produces MKFTTIVKAAALAAGVLCTTAQAADQTYIATTAIVEHPALDSVRAGIKDSLMENGYTEDNLKFTFESAQGSPATAVQIARKMVGDEPDLIVAIATPSAQAAVTASENIPVIFSVVTDPLGAKLVSNIEKPGGNVTGLSDMLPLAQQLELLQEIMPNLKTLGVPYNPGEPNAVSSVEALKVIAKEKGIKIIEAPAPKSSDVAFASQKLIGKADAIYCPIDNTIISALEAVVKTGIDGQIPVFAADTDSVARGAIAALGFNYYDLGKQTGELVLRVLNGENAGDIPVKFAEGTNLAINPKMAARMGIEIPASVTARATQVIE